A stretch of the Staphylococcus sp. NRL 16/872 genome encodes the following:
- a CDS encoding ABC transporter permease, whose protein sequence is MNLAWKEMKFYKFRYTLIMLIIFLLGSMVLFISGLAQGLARENISFLDNMNARYYIAKDMKEAKIESSQLTSKQQKQIEEITHQQPTTMGPQTLKLQNQDTDVLIYSTSSKLRPKLKTGSYPHNNNEIAINQKLTGERINVGDKITFKGHHQQFKVSGVIEDTMYAHSSMILMTKEGFDQINQQVSTFYPTTNLNKQQLDKVNSLKGVKVSTQSTLTDNIASYKAEQLPLNLMIASLFIITAIVLSAFFYVMTIQKVSQIGILKAIGIKTRHLLLALVLQIIMTTLIGVFLAIFLIEVLQLLMPVSMPFYLNTTNIVVMIVIFLIVGLIGTILSFFKILKIDPIEAIGGGE, encoded by the coding sequence ATGAACTTAGCATGGAAAGAAATGAAATTTTATAAATTTCGATATACTTTAATCATGTTAATCATATTTTTATTAGGAAGTATGGTGTTATTTATTAGTGGCTTAGCACAGGGCTTGGCCCGTGAAAATATCTCATTTTTAGACAATATGAATGCACGCTATTACATTGCTAAAGATATGAAAGAGGCAAAAATAGAAAGTTCACAGCTAACTTCAAAACAACAAAAACAAATTGAAGAGATTACTCATCAACAGCCAACTACAATGGGGCCACAAACTTTAAAACTACAAAATCAAGACACAGATGTTTTAATTTATTCGACATCATCAAAGTTACGTCCAAAACTTAAAACGGGTTCATATCCACACAACAATAATGAAATTGCTATTAATCAAAAATTAACGGGCGAACGTATTAATGTTGGAGACAAAATAACATTTAAAGGACATCATCAACAGTTTAAAGTGAGTGGTGTAATTGAGGATACGATGTATGCCCATAGTTCGATGATTTTAATGACAAAAGAAGGGTTTGATCAAATCAATCAACAAGTTTCAACATTTTATCCAACAACTAATTTAAATAAGCAACAATTAGATAAAGTCAATTCTCTGAAAGGTGTAAAAGTGAGCACACAATCTACATTAACTGACAATATTGCGAGTTATAAAGCAGAACAATTACCACTTAATCTCATGATTGCTAGTTTATTTATTATTACAGCTATCGTTTTAAGTGCTTTCTTCTATGTAATGACCATTCAGAAGGTTTCTCAAATAGGGATTTTAAAGGCGATAGGCATTAAAACACGACATCTACTGTTAGCACTAGTATTACAAATTATAATGACTACTTTGATTGGTGTATTCTTAGCTATCTTTCTAATTGAAGTGTTACAACTTCTAATGCCAGTCTCTATGCCGTTTTATTTGAATACGACAAACATTGTAGTAATGATTGTGATATTTTTAATCGTTGGACTGATAGGGACGATTCTTTCGTTCTTTAAAATTTTGAAAATAGATCCTATCGAAGCAATTGGAGGTGGAGAATAA
- a CDS encoding ABC transporter ATP-binding protein, whose product MTLQLEHVFKSFGKGSSQTHVLKDINFTVQPGEFVILNGASGSGKSTLLNILGGLLTATKGDILYHNEPLFSNNKKKTRLRLKDIGFIFQSSHLVPYLIVKEQLTIVAKEAGETTKVAKQRAENLLNEIGLKHRLNAYPHMLSGGEKQRVAIMRALMNQPKLLLADEPTASLDAERAVNVVEMIRNRVKSNNIIGIMITHDQRLFEYADRIIHLEDGKITS is encoded by the coding sequence ATGACATTACAACTTGAACATGTATTTAAATCATTTGGCAAAGGTAGTTCACAAACACACGTGTTAAAAGATATTAACTTTACTGTTCAACCTGGTGAATTTGTCATCTTAAATGGGGCTTCTGGTTCAGGTAAGTCTACACTTCTTAATATATTGGGAGGACTGTTGACTGCTACGAAAGGTGACATTCTATATCATAACGAGCCCTTATTTTCTAATAATAAAAAGAAAACGAGGTTACGTCTTAAAGATATTGGATTCATCTTCCAGTCTTCTCATTTGGTGCCATACCTCATAGTGAAAGAACAACTCACGATTGTGGCTAAAGAAGCGGGTGAAACTACTAAAGTAGCTAAACAACGCGCGGAAAACCTACTTAATGAGATAGGTTTAAAACATCGATTAAATGCTTATCCTCATATGCTATCAGGAGGAGAGAAACAACGAGTAGCGATTATGCGTGCGCTCATGAATCAACCTAAATTATTGTTAGCAGATGAACCAACTGCTAGCTTAGATGCTGAGCGTGCGGTAAATGTAGTAGAAATGATTAGAAATCGCGTCAAAAGTAATAACATTATTGGGATAATGATTACACACGATCAACGTTTGTTTGAATATGCAGATCGTATTATTCATCTGGAAGATGGAAAGATAACTTCATAA
- a CDS encoding YdcF family protein, with amino-acid sequence MIKHFIHGALIIAILFYISTIPFPIINGLFLWLAMVAFSACYAFTFYMVWSSAFGRTITTKQYDLIMILGAGIFSEKVTPMLADRLDRALRVLESQTSNYKVLVSGGKGVDEPITEALAMQRYLIECGVPASAIILEDKSTSTYENFEFSKDIIASQFSRSARMLCVTSQFHILRGLHFARSVHLKMDGIGSHTPYHFFDIALVRDFLALMYQYKLLLAFYFAIICIISILIIF; translated from the coding sequence ATGATAAAACATTTCATACATGGTGCCTTAATTATTGCGATTTTGTTTTATATTAGCACAATCCCTTTTCCTATCATAAATGGTCTCTTTTTATGGTTAGCTATGGTTGCTTTTAGTGCCTGTTATGCCTTCACGTTTTATATGGTATGGTCTTCTGCATTCGGTCGTACGATTACAACAAAACAATATGATTTAATTATGATTTTAGGGGCAGGCATTTTTTCTGAAAAAGTAACGCCAATGTTAGCTGATCGACTAGATCGCGCGTTACGTGTGTTAGAAAGTCAAACTTCAAATTATAAAGTTTTAGTAAGTGGGGGTAAAGGCGTCGATGAACCGATAACAGAGGCTTTAGCCATGCAACGTTATTTAATTGAATGTGGCGTACCCGCTTCTGCAATTATTCTGGAGGATAAATCTACAAGTACTTATGAAAACTTTGAATTTTCGAAAGACATCATAGCTAGTCAATTTTCACGCTCAGCTAGAATGCTTTGTGTCACAAGCCAATTTCATATTTTAAGAGGCTTACATTTTGCACGTTCCGTTCATTTAAAGATGGATGGTATTGGCAGTCATACGCCGTATCATTTTTTTGATATTGCTTTAGTGCGTGATTTTTTAGCTTTAATGTACCAGTATAAGTTATTGCTAGCATTCTATTTTGCGATTATATGTATTATCTCAATTTTAATCATATTTTAA
- a CDS encoding MarR family transcriptional regulator, with the protein MSRISKNHIEFMKRFIDDTNTLTAKLLKDQQVKYGISMEQSNVLRLLSHHHALTITEITEKQGVNKAAVSRRIKKLIDSGFVKLQKPNDKIDQRLKYVVLSDKGRQYTEENNEIVSNIVNDMVEDLSSQDIEKALNVLYVIDERLKKYNAKI; encoded by the coding sequence ATGAGCAGAATTTCAAAAAATCATATCGAATTTATGAAACGTTTTATTGATGATACCAATACGTTAACTGCTAAGTTATTAAAAGACCAGCAAGTAAAATATGGTATTTCGATGGAACAATCTAATGTATTGCGACTATTAAGTCATCATCATGCCTTGACTATAACTGAAATCACGGAAAAACAAGGGGTTAATAAAGCCGCCGTAAGTCGCCGTATTAAAAAACTTATTGATAGCGGATTTGTAAAATTACAAAAGCCTAATGATAAAATCGATCAACGTTTAAAATATGTAGTTCTAAGTGATAAAGGACGTCAATATACAGAAGAAAATAATGAGATTGTGAGTAATATTGTCAATGATATGGTAGAAGATTTATCAAGCCAAGATATTGAAAAAGCATTAAACGTATTGTATGTGATTGATGAACGTTTAAAAAAATATAATGCAAAGATTTAA